DNA from Roseimicrobium sp. ORNL1:
GACAACATCCACGTGCAGCGAGTTTCGGAGAAACTCGGCCACTTTCCTTGAGCAACACCGCCATTGACCTCCGCCCCCTCCCCGCGCATCTGTTTCCCAGATGAAATTCACCTCCTTTAACGTGAACGGCGTGCGCGCGGCGATGGACAAGGGCCTGCGCGACTACCTGACTTCCTGCGACGCCGATGTGATCTGCCTTCAGGAGGTGAAGGCCCTGCAAGACCAGGCCGACCTGACGTTCCTCAAGGACTACGAGGTGCTCTGGAATCCCGCGGTGAAGAAGGGCTACTCCGGCACCGCGGTGCTCACCCGCATCCCGCCGAAGACCCATGTGCTCGGTGTGGGCATGCCGGAGCATGACAACGAAGGCCGCGTGATCACGGCGGAGTTCCCGGACTTCTACCTCGTGAATGTCTACACGCCGAACGCGCAGGAACAGCTCAAGCGCCTGCCCTATCGCCTGAAGTGGGACGCGGACTTCCGCACGTATCTCAAGCGGCTGGAACAGACCAAGCCCGTTTTCTCCTGCGGTGACTTCAACGTGGCGCATGAGGAAATCGACATCGCGCGACCGAAGGAGAACAGGAAGAATCCCGGCTTCAGCGATGAAGAACGCGCCAGCTTCAGCGAACTGCTGAACGCCGGCTTCATCGATACCTTCCGCGAACTGGAGAAAGGCGCGCATCACTACTCCTGGTGGAGCTACCGCGCCAATGCCCGCGCGAACAACGTGGGTTGGAGAATCGACTACTGGCTCATGTCCCAGGCGCTGCGCCCGAAGCTGAAGGCGGCGCGCATCCGTCCGGATATCTACGGCTCGGACCATTGTCCGGTGGAGCTGGAGATTGGGTGATGGTCGAACTCTGCTGTCCTCTTTACAACGAGTAGCTGGGTCGATGGCCAGCTGGCAGGAATGGGTCTGGGGGCTCATTGGAGAATTGACCAGGCAGACCCCTGAGCCAATCCTGCGCCTTCTTGAGCCACGTGCGATGGTCCTTACCCTCGTAGTCGATGAGCAGTCGATCTTTGGTGGTGTAAAGTTTGTATCCCGACAGTTCCGCCAAGTGTCGTGCATGTTCCACGGCGGTCGTGTCCTCATCGAGCTGCCACGAGATGGTGCGATCTCGTAAATCAATGCCTTCGACAAAGACGATGCTGTGACCCTCGCCCTTCTGCAAAAGCCGGTCACACAGGTCAGCATAAATCACTTCGGGTGATGCCCCGTCCCATTCGCTCTTTCCCACTTTGACTTTCGACAGCCGGTCATAGGCTCGTGAATCGGCAGCCGGCACCCAGAGAATGAGCGCAACGGCAGTAAATAAGACCGCGACCGTGCAGCCCATGAGCATACGACCTGAGAGAAATTTCCCGCCCAAATAGCCCTTGTGGTGTTTTTCCATCATGGAGACGACGGAGCCCTGAACGGGTCCACCTAGGTGGAGGATGAACTTGGCGCTGGAGCCGGGAGCGATGGTACGGAAGGGGCCAGGCCTGAAGGCGCTCCCAAGGAGGCAAAAGGATCTGCCGGGTCGGACCGAGACCAAAATCTCTTCCACTTATAGGGCAGTGTGTATCTCACCCAGTCGCGGAACTCTCTCCGCCATGACCTGGATGGCGGCGGCACGGGGGTGGACGAAGAATAGCATCCTCGAATATCAATGGTGATGCCCTCCTCTGTGCCGTACATGCGGGCATCTGACAATTCAGAGATATATCTGGCGCAGTCCGCCACCGAAACCGCATCAAGTTCCATCGAAATGGTGCCACTTCCAAACTGGGTTGTCTCAGGAATAAACAGGCGCAAGTGCGTCTGCCCCTCCTTTTCAAGCTGGGCATTGACCGCCGCGACCGCTTCCCGGGCGGTCGCTCCACTCAAACTGATCGGGCCTATGTTGACCTTCGCAAGTTTCAGGAACGAGCGTTCCTCAGGCAATGGCATCCAGATCAGCACGGCAAAGGTTACCACGACTGCCAGCGTCACCGCCGCAATCGCTACCACAGTGATAGAGAGTCTGCGTGGCTTCGCCATTCCGCCAGTGATGCAGAATTTTACATGGCTGTCACCTGCCTTCTCTTGCTCGATGGTGGTGAATCACCCGACGCAACGACTCAAGGCGTCGCAAATGGATCCGACACCGATGGCTCCGGCTTCTTCCGGAAGTAGCCCGGCACATCCGTGGTCACCCAGGAGCGGAAACTCTTGCGCCAGGAGGCCTCGCCATAGCGGGGGCCGTGGGCAAAGCTATCAATCACCAGTCCGTCAGGCGTCGCAAAGACGCCACTGCCGCTCAGCTCCGCGATGTACTTCGCACATTCCGTGGCGGAGATGGGATGATCGAGATCCAGGGACAACGTGATGTCATGATAAGGCTCCTGCCGCTCGGCGAGCTTCACACGGTAAAGACTCTTGTTGGCCTTCTCCACCTGCGCATTCAACTCCGCCACCGCTGTCCTGGCGGAGACATTCTCCCACTTCACCGGGCCGACCTTCACCTTCGACAACTCATTGAAGATGCGCTCCTCCGGAAGGGGCACCAGAAATGCCATGGCAAACCCCACCGCCAGCCCCGCCACCGTGGCGGTCACGGGGATGAACGGAGCCCTGCTGCTGCTTGGCATGAACGGAGCAAATCAGAAATGGTGACGCTTGTCACCAATCCATTCACAGGCCTGGGACGGATTGGAGATTGAATGTAATTCCACTTCACAGGTCAGGGCGCGCCCGCAGGCGCAAACGGGTCTGCCCCGGCAGGTGGAGCAGGAGAAGGGCTTGGCGCTGTGCCCGGCGCTGCGGCGGGAGTCCCCGGCGCTGGCGTCGGATTCAAGTTCGAATTCACAAAGGCCTCCCAGAGGTTCGAGGTGTTGCGTTCCACCCAAAGGCGGGCCCGTATCCGCCAGGGGAGATCTCCCACGGGAATATCGCAACCACGCATCTGCTCAAAAGTGAGCCCTGCCTGCGAGCCAGACATGCGCGCATAAGACAAATCACACAGGTACCAAGCACAATCCGCCACCGTCAGGTCAGGAAGATCCATGATGATCGTGGACGACGTCATGGCAGTATAGTCCTTTGAAACAAACAGGCGCAGATCCGTTTCACCCTTTTTCTCCAACCGCGCATTCACGTCAGCCACCGCTTCCTCAAGCGTGATCCCTGACCAGCGAATGGGGCCAATGTGCACCTGCGACAGCTCGGTGATCGCCCGCCTGAATGCCTCCTCGGCCCGCCTCTGAGCCAGTTCTTTCGGGGTGGGAAGCCATATCACCAGCACCAGCGTGATGATCAACACGACCATCGTCGTGATGACCAGGGCTGTCGTACTGAACCGTCGAGATTTTGCCATCGTGATATCGTGGCAGAAGGCACCGGCGTTGTCATCACCATCTCATCCATCTTGTTGCACGCGGGTCCTGAGCTTCTGCATCGCGCCCTGAAGGGGCACAGGAATCCAGCCCAGGGTTAGGGAGCCTTGGCGACCGACACCCTGGGTGGTGTATCATGATGTATTCGACTCTGAAAGAGTCGCGGAGTCGTCGAATAGCACTTATGGTATGGCAGACCATTTCGTCGCTCTCCGCGACCCCTTCATCAGGGTCGGATGATTTTTTGATGCTGACCCAGGGTGTCGGTCGCTTAGGCTCCTTAACCCTGGGCTGGGTTCCTGCGCCCTTCAGGCTGCAACCTCGGGCACCTTGGGCAGGCACCCATTGGTCAGCCTATTTTACAAGCTGCAATGGGATCAGGGCTCTCCGCCCCATCTCACCTCCGTGTCTCTGTGGCTCCGTGACTCTGTGTTGAAATCGAGCGCGTGTTCCCGCATCCCTCAACGGCTCACCTTGGCCGGGTAAATTCCGACCTTCGGATCACAGGCGAGCACCTCGTCGCCTCGCCAATCCAGTTGGAACTTGCGATGGCTGATGGGCATCTCCTCGACCGTCTGCCGCTCCGGCAGGTCATGGCTCAGTGCGATGACGCTCCCAGCAGTGACAGCCTCCTTCGCCATGACCACATAGGCTCCCTCCCACCGAAGTGGCAGTGGCACAGGCTTGTCATCGATCGACAGCCGTACGGACTCGCGTGAGGCCCATCCTGGAACACGCATGCGGATCATCGACGGCTCCTTCACAGTGACGCTGAGCGTGGCATCGCGATCACGCCTCGAACGCACGGCAATGGCGGTGGTATCGATATCGAAATGCAAGTTCACGGAATGGCTGCCATCCGTGCCCGTGGTGACGATGTTCTGATGGAAGTCCGCCAGCGAATGCAGCACGGCGGCGAACACATCCAGAATAGCCCCGTAGCCAAAGGGGTGACTGTAGACGCCCCATGCTCCATCACGGCGCGGGTTCTTTGCGTCGGCGATTTGCGAAGGGAAAAGACGAGCGCGAATCAGGCGCTCCACATCATCAAGCAGGTCCACCTGTCCGGCCCGCAGTGCGAGCCAGAGCGCGATCTGGGCGAC
Protein-coding regions in this window:
- a CDS encoding exodeoxyribonuclease III; protein product: MKFTSFNVNGVRAAMDKGLRDYLTSCDADVICLQEVKALQDQADLTFLKDYEVLWNPAVKKGYSGTAVLTRIPPKTHVLGVGMPEHDNEGRVITAEFPDFYLVNVYTPNAQEQLKRLPYRLKWDADFRTYLKRLEQTKPVFSCGDFNVAHEEIDIARPKENRKNPGFSDEERASFSELLNAGFIDTFRELEKGAHHYSWWSYRANARANNVGWRIDYWLMSQALRPKLKAARIRPDIYGSDHCPVELEIG